The Deltaproteobacteria bacterium genome contains a region encoding:
- a CDS encoding U32 family peptidase C-terminal domain-containing protein: MMELLMPAGSLEKLQFAILYGADAVYAGVPLFSLRARENEFGYEDLKKGIELAHSQNKKVYLTANIFARNLKLKPFSEQLPTWMDLKPDAMIMSDPGLISMVKEKYPELPIHLSVQANCMNWQSVKFWQQIGVSRIILSRELRLTEIKEIKNKVPDMELEAFVHGSICIAYSGRCLLSHYMSYRDANQGVCDNSCRYGYHLHAYNPEKVKNETEYFLEDLRDPGQFYQIDEDENGTYIMNSKDLCLIEHLAELKEAGVISFKVEGRTKSVHYAAHVAKIYRQAIDDLQNGKEFDTQLLEEIHKVAHRGYHKGFLMGQPTPEAQNYKHSTSREGSQKFAGLVKEARGSEVSVDVRNKIKIGDLIEIISPKSNMKSQVLKILDPKNQPVEAAHGGAGIYTLSLNVNSIETNSPIETNSLLSVL; encoded by the coding sequence ATGATGGAATTATTAATGCCCGCAGGGTCTTTAGAAAAACTTCAATTTGCCATTCTCTATGGTGCGGATGCAGTGTATGCGGGCGTCCCTCTCTTTAGTTTAAGGGCCAGAGAAAATGAATTTGGCTATGAGGATTTAAAAAAAGGGATCGAACTGGCTCATTCTCAAAATAAAAAAGTTTACTTAACTGCCAATATTTTTGCTCGTAATTTAAAGCTGAAACCTTTTTCTGAGCAGCTTCCAACGTGGATGGATCTAAAGCCTGATGCGATGATCATGAGCGATCCAGGGTTGATTTCAATGGTGAAAGAAAAATATCCAGAGTTGCCCATTCATTTGTCGGTTCAGGCCAATTGCATGAATTGGCAAAGTGTTAAGTTTTGGCAACAAATCGGAGTTTCCCGCATTATCCTGAGCCGAGAACTACGATTAACTGAAATCAAAGAAATTAAAAACAAAGTCCCTGACATGGAATTAGAAGCTTTTGTCCACGGGTCTATTTGTATTGCCTATTCCGGTCGTTGCTTGCTATCCCATTACATGAGCTACCGTGATGCCAACCAAGGGGTCTGTGATAATTCATGTCGCTATGGATACCATCTTCATGCCTACAATCCCGAAAAAGTTAAAAATGAGACGGAGTACTTCTTAGAGGACCTCAGAGATCCTGGGCAATTTTATCAAATTGATGAAGATGAAAATGGAACCTATATCATGAATTCCAAGGATCTCTGTTTGATCGAACATCTTGCAGAGCTCAAAGAAGCTGGCGTCATTTCCTTTAAAGTGGAAGGTCGCACGAAATCCGTGCATTATGCAGCTCATGTAGCCAAAATTTATCGTCAAGCCATAGATGATCTACAAAATGGTAAGGAATTTGATACCCAGTTATTGGAAGAAATCCACAAAGTGGCCCATCGTGGATACCATAAAGGTTTTTTGATGGGGCAACCGACCCCCGAGGCACAAAATTACAAGCATTCCACGTCGCGTGAGGGCTCTCAAAAATTTGCAGGATTGGTTAAAGAAGCCAGAGGTTCTGAAGTGAGTGTGGATGTCCGTAACAAAATTAAGATAGGCGATCTTATAGAAATCATCAGCCCCAAATCTAATATGAAAAGCCAAGTTCTTAAAATCTTGGATCCCAAAAACCAACCTGTGGAGGCCGCCCATGGAGGCGCTGGAATTTACACTTTGTCTCTCAACGTGAATTCAATTGAGACAAATTCTCCAATTGAGACAAATTCTCTTCTGAGTGTTTTGTAG
- the rpe gene encoding ribulose-phosphate 3-epimerase, translating to MKKIAPSILAADFANLEKEIKAVSQAGADLIHVDVMDGHFVPNITIGAPVVASLKKISTVPLDVHLMIDKPEKFIDDFLKAGSDYLTIHIESTDQAEIILKKIQTKAKSGLSLKPKTKISVLEPYLKWVDLVLVMTVEPGFGGQSFMPDQVEKIAWLVDYRKKHHLNYEIEVDGGVNFETRKYLNGADILVSGSYIFKNDYKKNIDSLR from the coding sequence ATGAAAAAAATTGCTCCCAGTATTTTAGCAGCTGATTTTGCGAATTTAGAAAAAGAAATTAAAGCTGTTTCCCAAGCCGGTGCTGATCTGATCCATGTCGATGTGATGGATGGACATTTTGTTCCCAACATCACAATCGGTGCTCCCGTAGTTGCTTCGTTAAAAAAAATTTCGACAGTTCCGTTGGATGTCCATTTAATGATTGATAAACCTGAAAAATTTATTGATGATTTTTTAAAAGCCGGAAGTGATTATCTGACCATTCATATTGAATCCACGGATCAGGCAGAGATCATTTTAAAAAAGATTCAAACGAAAGCGAAGAGTGGACTGTCTTTAAAACCCAAAACAAAAATCAGTGTATTAGAGCCCTATTTAAAGTGGGTCGACTTGGTCTTAGTCATGACCGTGGAACCAGGATTTGGAGGGCAGTCATTTATGCCTGATCAAGTTGAAAAAATAGCATGGCTTGTCGATTACCGTAAGAAACACCATTTAAATTACGAAATTGAAGTCGACGGGGGCGTTAACTTCGAAACACGAAAATACTTGAACGGGGCTGATATTTTAGTCTCAGGATCCTACATTTTTAAAAATGATTATAAAAAAAATATCGATTCCCTCAGATAG
- a CDS encoding methionyl-tRNA formyltransferase, translated as MSQIRVCFLGTPEFAVTSLKALLEDEHFEVVGVVTQPDRPAGRKLSLTPSPVKVLAQNNGLKVLAPESLKDNRLILDAIKTWGAEIAVVVAFGQILSEEFMSSFSLGAVNVHASLLPRWRGAAPIQRAIQYGDLETGVALQKMVKKLDAGDIIGIRKTTIPTEMTALELQDQLAFLGADLLRVDLMDYIRGNLAPVKQNEENVLLAKKIDKLESEIKWSLSALEIHNQVRALTMGPGSYTFFEGKKIKIHKTLWSKESSPRSMKFSTQADLNSYLSGYKKRQVLAADQNQIGRILKITEEALTIQCGPDPFLSGAGSKEFTELEVIEVQPESRNKMKIKDFLQGHSLKIGDKLGAVL; from the coding sequence ATGAGTCAAATCAGAGTTTGTTTTTTAGGAACTCCTGAATTTGCAGTGACTTCTTTAAAAGCTTTGCTTGAAGACGAACATTTTGAAGTGGTAGGCGTTGTCACTCAACCAGATCGTCCAGCGGGAAGAAAGCTCTCTCTGACCCCGAGCCCAGTCAAAGTCTTAGCACAAAATAATGGATTAAAAGTTCTGGCTCCTGAATCCCTAAAGGATAATCGGTTGATTTTAGATGCCATTAAAACTTGGGGCGCCGAAATCGCTGTGGTGGTTGCCTTTGGTCAAATTTTATCAGAGGAATTTATGTCCTCATTTAGCCTTGGTGCTGTGAATGTTCATGCCTCATTATTACCTCGATGGCGTGGAGCTGCCCCGATACAAAGAGCCATTCAATACGGAGATCTTGAAACCGGAGTAGCGCTTCAGAAGATGGTTAAAAAATTAGATGCTGGGGACATTATTGGAATAAGAAAAACAACCATTCCAACAGAAATGACAGCTCTTGAACTCCAGGATCAACTTGCTTTTTTGGGGGCCGATTTGTTGCGGGTGGATTTGATGGACTATATTCGAGGTAATTTGGCTCCCGTAAAGCAAAATGAAGAAAATGTGCTTTTGGCTAAAAAAATTGATAAATTAGAATCTGAAATCAAATGGAGCCTATCGGCCTTAGAAATCCATAATCAAGTACGAGCTCTCACCATGGGGCCGGGCTCTTATACTTTTTTTGAAGGCAAAAAAATCAAGATTCATAAAACATTATGGAGTAAAGAGTCGTCTCCACGGTCCATGAAGTTTTCAACCCAGGCAGATTTAAATTCCTATCTGAGTGGTTACAAAAAACGCCAGGTCTTGGCTGCTGATCAAAATCAAATAGGCCGAATTCTTAAAATTACGGAAGAAGCTCTCACCATACAGTGCGGCCCAGATCCTTTTTTGTCAGGGGCGGGTAGTAAAGAATTTACAGAACTAGAAGTTATAGAAGTGCAACCAGAATCAAGAAATAAAATGAAGATAAAAGATTTTCTCCAAGGTCATTCCTTAAAAATAGGTGATAAATTAGGTGCAGTCTTATGA
- the def gene encoding peptide deformylase → MSILKILTYPDPRLREISEPVEVFDESLEKITADMLETMYHSKGIGLAAPQIDILKRVVVIDTRPKDEEGRRYKYEEMGELEKLIPQPLVLINPKIIKGEGKTTFDEGCLSVPSFYETVHRFETIVVETYDLKGRKKNFQTDGLLAICIQHELDHLEGKLFIDHLSFLKSNKIKSQIKKHGYPLKSTSKDKVERKL, encoded by the coding sequence ATGTCTATTTTAAAAATACTTACCTATCCAGATCCACGGTTAAGAGAAATTTCAGAACCCGTCGAGGTTTTTGATGAATCCTTAGAGAAAATAACTGCAGATATGCTTGAAACGATGTATCACTCAAAGGGCATTGGACTAGCAGCTCCACAAATCGACATTCTTAAGAGAGTGGTTGTTATAGACACGCGACCAAAGGATGAAGAAGGTCGAAGATATAAATACGAAGAAATGGGCGAGCTCGAGAAATTAATTCCACAGCCATTAGTTTTAATTAATCCTAAAATTATCAAAGGTGAAGGTAAAACAACATTTGATGAAGGTTGTTTGAGTGTACCTTCCTTTTATGAAACGGTACATCGATTTGAGACCATTGTTGTTGAAACCTATGATCTAAAAGGGCGTAAAAAAAACTTTCAAACAGATGGATTGTTGGCGATTTGTATTCAGCATGAATTAGATCACCTTGAGGGTAAATTATTTATTGATCATTTGAGTTTTCTAAAGAGTAATAAAATCAAAAGCCAAATTAAAAAACATGGTTATCCCTTAAAGAGCACGTCAAAGGATAAAGTTGAAAGGAAGTTATGA
- the lptG gene encoding LPS export ABC transporter permease LptG yields MLRIDRYISKFFVGYFLGGILVFLTVFLAIDILSTFVSYQHVAPRFLLEYYLLYIPDIIQKLIPVSCLLATILTLSTLNKTNELIALFASGYSLFRISFPIVFIVLLLSLFSFYLSDRVIPSLTRQKNYIFYHEIKKNPSQFSIIKTNRIWYRSKNEIFNIKTLSLDGSKAHGLTLYTFDDNWDLQRMITAEEVDLKNKSIKDASGHYQWALKKGTVTVFYQDSSFPLSTDFQEKIIVMNEEAQDLQSSGQTSEMLSQKELSKFIDKNKEAGLDTIRYEVDYHAKLAFAFAGLVMTILGIPFSVTKERSGGVMMNVGICIGLVFLYWIFYNSSITLGTHGHLKPIFAGWIPNFVMLGFGVLLISKSKK; encoded by the coding sequence ATGTTGAGAATTGATAGATATATTTCCAAGTTCTTTGTTGGGTATTTTTTAGGAGGGATTCTTGTTTTTTTAACTGTTTTTCTGGCAATAGATATTTTGTCTACCTTTGTTAGTTATCAACATGTCGCCCCTCGTTTTTTATTGGAATATTATTTATTATATATTCCCGATATTATTCAAAAGTTGATCCCCGTTTCCTGTTTGCTAGCGACTATTCTGACCTTGTCGACTCTGAACAAAACCAATGAATTGATTGCTTTATTTGCCTCGGGCTATTCCTTATTTAGAATATCGTTTCCCATAGTTTTTATTGTTTTACTCCTCTCCTTATTTAGTTTTTATTTAAGTGACCGGGTGATTCCTTCTTTAACTCGGCAAAAAAATTATATTTTTTATCATGAGATCAAAAAGAACCCAAGCCAGTTTTCCATAATCAAAACCAATCGAATTTGGTACCGGTCCAAAAACGAAATTTTTAATATCAAGACGTTGAGCCTTGATGGTTCTAAGGCCCATGGATTGACTCTTTATACTTTTGACGATAACTGGGATTTGCAAAGAATGATCACCGCTGAAGAAGTGGACTTAAAGAACAAATCAATTAAAGATGCTTCGGGGCATTACCAATGGGCCCTTAAAAAAGGGACAGTGACGGTTTTTTATCAGGATTCAAGTTTTCCGCTTTCTACGGATTTTCAAGAAAAAATTATCGTTATGAATGAAGAGGCGCAGGACTTACAAAGCAGTGGGCAAACCTCAGAAATGCTTTCACAAAAAGAACTTTCTAAATTTATTGATAAGAATAAAGAAGCCGGCTTGGATACGATTCGCTATGAAGTGGACTACCATGCGAAATTGGCCTTTGCATTTGCAGGATTGGTGATGACGATTCTGGGTATTCCTTTTAGCGTCACCAAGGAACGTTCGGGAGGGGTGATGATGAATGTGGGAATTTGTATTGGATTGGTGTTTTTGTACTGGATTTTTTATAATTCCTCCATCACCTTAGGAACTCATGGTCATTTAAAGCCCATTTTTGCAGGTTGGATCCCTAATTTTGTTATGTTGGGTTTTGGAGTTCTATTAATTTCAAAGTCAAAAAAATAA
- a CDS encoding response regulator encodes MALRVLLADESQTIKKVIQLALQDFSVEVKPVHSGIDVIPIAKVFQPDIIFTDVLLAKKTGYDVCKDLKNDPDTSGIPVVLMWNSLMGIDEKKAAESKADRRLEKPFEVETLRQIVQELAPKTISNPISSFLNFAEIDSFKEGPQSPSAPPTEALDLISEDDDFAQVPLNDMSYLSLDKNLSNNLDKKNDKPLEESEDWTQKKIEIIPSPLEVKGKKADEPDDNIFTLDEPDLKNAQINVTDNFEEIIFNNDLEATGLPKAPSLSSPPGKIKSSSLDSLDQENLFREEARTLIEKMCYHLIPEIAERVVREEIKKLLQDAEKSI; translated from the coding sequence ATGGCTTTACGCGTCTTGCTGGCTGACGAAAGTCAGACCATTAAAAAAGTAATTCAATTAGCGCTTCAAGATTTTTCTGTGGAGGTTAAACCCGTCCATTCAGGAATTGACGTCATTCCTATTGCTAAGGTTTTTCAACCAGATATTATTTTTACCGATGTTTTGCTTGCAAAAAAAACAGGTTATGATGTTTGTAAAGATTTAAAAAATGATCCTGACACCAGCGGTATTCCCGTCGTCTTGATGTGGAATAGCCTTATGGGTATCGATGAAAAAAAAGCCGCTGAAAGCAAAGCCGATCGACGCCTTGAGAAACCCTTCGAGGTAGAGACTCTCAGACAAATAGTTCAAGAACTGGCGCCCAAAACAATTTCTAATCCGATAAGCTCTTTTTTGAATTTTGCTGAGATTGATAGCTTTAAAGAGGGCCCACAAAGTCCCTCGGCACCTCCCACTGAAGCCCTTGATTTGATCTCTGAAGATGATGATTTTGCCCAAGTACCTCTAAATGACATGTCTTATTTGTCCTTGGATAAAAACCTTAGTAACAACTTGGATAAAAAAAACGACAAACCCCTTGAAGAATCTGAAGATTGGACCCAAAAAAAAATTGAAATCATCCCCAGCCCTCTCGAAGTTAAGGGGAAAAAGGCAGATGAACCTGATGACAATATCTTCACCCTTGATGAACCTGATCTTAAAAATGCCCAAATTAACGTCACTGATAATTTTGAAGAAATTATTTTCAACAATGACCTTGAAGCCACGGGCTTACCTAAAGCGCCTTCCTTAAGCTCGCCGCCTGGAAAAATAAAATCATCCTCACTTGATTCTCTAGATCAAGAAAATCTTTTTCGTGAAGAAGCCAGAACCCTTATCGAGAAAATGTGTTACCATCTTATTCCCGAAATTGCAGAGCGAGTTGTCAGAGAAGAAATAAAAAAGTTGCTTCAGGATGCAGAAAAGTCTATTTAA
- the nadC gene encoding carboxylating nicotinate-nucleotide diphosphorylase, whose product MILSDLIKAAIKEDMPQGDVTTESLGLLPQQGKAVLKAKEDLILSGLLPFENTMMMVEPSLKIKWNFEEGQLILKNQNICSLEGDLLRILKAERVALNFLGHLSGIATYTHKFVNAVKGTHTVILDTRKTLPAYRDLEKKAVVHGGGMNHRMNLSSAILLKDNHIAIMGGITPAVKRVRQNSELKIEVEVATLDQVKEAVSLAVNRILLDNMTNEMMTEAKRLTPPGIETEASGNMSLDRVAAVAAIGIDYISVGALTHSAPVADISLQFEWKKNVPS is encoded by the coding sequence ATGATTCTCAGTGACTTAATTAAAGCAGCGATCAAAGAAGATATGCCTCAAGGTGATGTAACAACTGAATCCTTAGGCTTGCTCCCACAACAAGGAAAAGCCGTTCTCAAGGCCAAAGAAGATCTGATCCTCTCTGGGCTCTTGCCATTTGAAAATACCATGATGATGGTTGAGCCATCCTTGAAAATTAAATGGAATTTTGAAGAAGGGCAGCTGATTCTAAAAAATCAAAATATTTGTTCTTTGGAAGGAGACTTATTAAGAATCCTTAAAGCTGAAAGAGTTGCCTTAAACTTTCTTGGGCATCTATCTGGGATTGCAACTTACACTCATAAGTTTGTCAATGCTGTTAAAGGAACTCATACCGTCATTTTGGATACAAGAAAAACCTTGCCCGCCTACCGTGATCTTGAAAAAAAGGCTGTGGTTCATGGTGGTGGCATGAATCACCGAATGAATCTTTCTTCTGCCATCTTACTAAAGGATAACCATATCGCAATCATGGGCGGCATCACTCCGGCTGTGAAAAGAGTCAGACAAAACTCAGAGCTAAAAATCGAAGTTGAAGTGGCAACTCTTGACCAAGTTAAAGAAGCTGTTTCATTAGCAGTGAATAGAATATTACTTGATAATATGACTAACGAAATGATGACAGAAGCTAAAAGACTCACTCCGCCAGGCATTGAAACGGAAGCTAGTGGAAATATGAGCCTCGACAGGGTCGCCGCCGTGGCTGCTATTGGAATTGATTATATCAGCGTTGGTGCGCTGACTCATTCTGCGCCTGTGGCAGATATCAGTTTGCAATTTGAATGGAAAAAAAATGTCCCTTCCTAA
- a CDS encoding biotin synthetase, with protein sequence MSLPKDSSKDNPLQDILIGKMSKAWADNSQIPVTYLPQTQSTNALAKHSDLGENDFKLTLTDFQSEGRGRQKNKWHSEKGGSLLSTWSFYLPQTPHSAFTSRVGMALWRALKTTWTFIPFSLKAPNDIYILDKKISGILIETISQGSEITAHIGIGINVLNFPEDIPMASSLVHSFPKNLPLLGTDWVRFLDRLFFELTESVSAAGEPLNSTDCENLKWALNQWSLLKTPYDEVLENAELISNGKKVPWSQI encoded by the coding sequence ATGTCCCTTCCTAAAGACTCCTCCAAAGACAATCCATTGCAAGATATCCTTATTGGAAAAATGAGCAAAGCATGGGCCGACAACAGCCAAATCCCCGTGACCTACCTGCCCCAAACCCAAAGCACCAATGCCTTAGCCAAGCATTCGGATCTTGGTGAAAATGATTTCAAATTGACTCTTACAGACTTTCAATCAGAAGGCAGAGGACGTCAAAAAAATAAGTGGCACAGTGAAAAAGGTGGCTCCTTATTAAGCACTTGGAGTTTTTATTTACCTCAGACTCCGCACTCCGCCTTCACTAGCAGGGTTGGTATGGCTTTGTGGCGGGCCTTAAAAACAACCTGGACCTTTATTCCTTTTTCACTCAAGGCCCCAAATGATATTTACATACTTGATAAAAAAATATCAGGGATTTTAATTGAAACCATCAGTCAAGGCTCTGAAATTACCGCTCACATTGGCATTGGCATCAATGTTTTAAACTTTCCAGAAGATATTCCCATGGCCTCCTCTTTAGTTCATTCCTTTCCTAAAAATCTCCCCTTATTAGGAACCGACTGGGTACGTTTTCTCGATCGCTTATTTTTTGAGTTAACAGAAAGTGTCTCTGCAGCAGGGGAACCTTTAAATTCTACAGACTGCGAAAATTTGAAATGGGCTTTGAATCAATGGAGTCTTCTTAAAACTCCCTATGATGAGGTTTTAGAAAATGCTGAGCTGATCAGCAATGGAAAAAAAGTTCCCTGGTCACAAATTTGA